One stretch of Paenibacillus sp. FSL R5-0341 DNA includes these proteins:
- a CDS encoding aldo/keto reductase, with product MELRNYGNTGMKVSTLGFGGAEIGKNVSKTDVATLLNSALDAGLNVIDTAECYGDSEELIGEVLSHRRDDYYLFTKCGHAAGIEGPDWDAKVLEQTIDRSLKRLKTGYVDVIHLHSCSEEVLRKGAVIEVLQRAKEAGKTRFIGYSGDTTDALYAIQTGVFDSLETSLNIADQEAIELTLPEARKRNMGVIAKRPIANAAWTYETLSEEAYPFIYWKRLSELNYGFLGEDAQAAVETALRFTLSTEGVDTAIVGTAKPNRWQQNADLVAKGALPQKLYDEIRARWNEIAGADWTGRT from the coding sequence ATGGAACTGCGTAATTACGGAAACACGGGCATGAAGGTAAGCACACTTGGATTTGGCGGAGCGGAAATAGGCAAAAATGTATCTAAAACGGATGTAGCCACATTGCTCAACAGTGCGCTCGATGCAGGGTTAAACGTGATTGATACGGCTGAATGTTATGGTGACAGTGAAGAATTAATCGGTGAGGTGCTGTCACATCGGCGTGATGATTACTATTTGTTCACCAAATGTGGACATGCTGCCGGGATCGAAGGTCCGGATTGGGATGCCAAAGTACTGGAGCAGACGATTGACCGTAGTCTTAAGCGGTTGAAAACCGGCTATGTGGATGTCATTCATTTGCATAGCTGTTCTGAAGAAGTACTTCGGAAAGGGGCAGTTATCGAGGTTCTTCAACGTGCCAAGGAAGCAGGGAAAACCAGATTCATCGGATATAGTGGAGATACAACGGATGCGCTATATGCGATTCAGACCGGAGTATTTGACAGCCTAGAGACCTCATTAAATATCGCAGATCAGGAAGCAATTGAACTTACTCTGCCTGAGGCGAGAAAAAGAAACATGGGTGTCATCGCCAAAAGACCTATTGCTAATGCGGCCTGGACGTATGAAACACTTTCGGAAGAGGCTTATCCATTTATATACTGGAAACGCTTAAGCGAACTTAACTATGGTTTTCTGGGTGAAGATGCTCAGGCAGCAGTAGAAACAGCACTGCGTTTTACGCTAAGCACCGAAGGTGTAGACACAGCTATTGTAGGAACAGCCAAGCCCAATCGCTGGCAGCAAAATGCTGACCTTGTCGCTAAAGGGGCACTTCCGCAGAAACTATATGATGAGATTAGAGCACGATGGAACGAAATCGCGGGAGCGGACTGGACTGGCCGGACTTAA
- a CDS encoding glucose 1-dehydrogenase: MNVPTFHLDGQTALVTGAGRGIGKAIAIGLAQSGSDVVFVSRTMKEIEETAAYIYEQTGRKALALTADVTSKEQMEETFQKAISEMGSLDILVNNAGMNIRTPALEVTDEQWETIMQTNLKSAFFASQLAGQHMKERGTGKIINISSVGGHTALRTGVVYGATKAALIHMTKVLALEWGKYGIRVNSVGPWYFRTPLTEKLLDDPQYLQEIVSRTPLQRVGELEEVVGPVVFLASDAAGYITGQTLLVDGGMSIYGF; this comes from the coding sequence ATGAACGTACCCACATTCCATCTCGATGGACAGACAGCACTGGTGACAGGTGCAGGGAGAGGGATCGGAAAAGCAATTGCGATTGGACTTGCCCAGTCAGGCAGTGACGTTGTATTTGTATCCCGAACGATGAAAGAAATTGAGGAGACAGCCGCCTACATCTATGAACAGACAGGGCGTAAAGCGTTAGCTCTAACTGCGGATGTGACATCAAAAGAACAAATGGAAGAGACGTTTCAAAAGGCGATCTCGGAGATGGGTAGTCTGGACATTCTGGTGAATAACGCAGGTATGAACATACGGACACCAGCACTTGAAGTAACGGACGAGCAGTGGGAGACCATCATGCAGACAAACTTAAAATCGGCTTTCTTCGCTTCGCAATTGGCGGGTCAGCATATGAAAGAACGTGGGACCGGGAAGATCATTAACATCTCATCGGTAGGCGGTCACACGGCTTTGCGGACAGGGGTTGTATATGGCGCGACCAAAGCTGCGTTAATTCATATGACCAAAGTGCTCGCACTGGAATGGGGCAAGTATGGAATCCGTGTCAATTCAGTAGGGCCATGGTATTTCCGAACACCTCTGACTGAAAAACTGCTGGATGATCCCCAGTATTTGCAGGAAATTGTAAGCCGTACACCGCTACAGCGAGTGGGAGAACTGGAGGAAGTGGTAGGGCCTGTCGTATTCCTGGCATCGGATGCAGCCGGATACATAACGGGTCAGACGTTATTGGTTGATGGTGGAATGTCCATCTATGGATTCTAG
- a CDS encoding GNAT family N-acetyltransferase yields MNMQIELVPRERSQVIRHLMQFYLYDFTKYLNIDVDSNGIFPEYPGLEAFWTEEDRKFPFLITSDGAPAGFALIEKLEPGSKDNDYYLTEFFVMQKYRRSGVGTRAAYELFKRFPGRWKVTQVRNNVIAQAFWRKIIGEYTGGRFREKFHPELGNPSQYFVT; encoded by the coding sequence ATGAATATGCAAATAGAACTGGTTCCCCGGGAACGCAGTCAGGTGATTCGACATTTAATGCAATTTTATCTATATGATTTTACCAAATATCTGAATATTGATGTAGACAGCAATGGTATTTTTCCAGAATATCCGGGTCTGGAAGCATTCTGGACAGAAGAGGACCGCAAGTTTCCTTTTTTGATTACAAGTGACGGCGCACCTGCAGGGTTTGCTCTCATAGAGAAATTGGAGCCTGGAAGTAAGGATAATGACTACTACTTGACTGAATTTTTTGTGATGCAAAAATATCGGCGCAGTGGGGTGGGCACTCGGGCAGCCTATGAGCTGTTTAAACGTTTCCCAGGGAGATGGAAAGTGACTCAGGTTCGTAACAATGTCATTGCACAGGCATTCTGGCGTAAAATTATAGGGGAGTATACGGGAGGCCGCTTTCGAGAAAAGTTCCATCCGGAACTGGGTAATCCAAGCCAGTATTTTGTAACCTGA
- the xerS gene encoding tyrosine recombinase XerS, which translates to MEVSNLTNVQKEIDRRKLDDKLPSMPWFVQQFMDYKLPDLSPSTLLEYLRDYEAFFGWMRAEGLSEASSNKEVTLTELEVLRMDSVTAYRLFLTTKREGTNSRITVSRKLSSLRSLFHYLSQIAEDEDFYPLLKRNIMAKIEIKRTHKPKDTAAKLKGKILEEEELLEFIGYILEGYAVDMEKNKQALYSHELNKERDACIASLILNSGLRVSEVVNLNVDDLDLNNKLLYVYRKGNNDETYKTPVYFREQAKDELATYMNLRQSRYRTPKREKGLFIAMRNGDSEGSRMTKRAIQAMIMKYAKRFGKPYLTVHKLRHSFATDYYLQNDIYKTKEQLGHASTETTEIYAHLTDKTMSEAIERRTDDGI; encoded by the coding sequence ATGGAGGTGTCGAACTTGACCAACGTGCAAAAAGAGATTGATCGACGCAAGCTGGATGACAAACTACCTTCCATGCCTTGGTTCGTTCAGCAATTCATGGACTACAAGCTGCCTGATCTGTCCCCTTCTACCCTGCTCGAATATTTAAGAGATTACGAAGCTTTCTTCGGTTGGATGCGAGCAGAAGGGCTATCCGAGGCAAGCTCTAATAAAGAAGTTACGTTGACTGAACTGGAAGTCCTTCGCATGGATTCAGTTACTGCCTATCGGTTATTTCTCACAACCAAACGAGAAGGAACCAATTCGAGAATTACCGTCTCTCGCAAGCTCTCTTCCCTTCGCTCCCTTTTCCATTACCTGAGCCAGATTGCGGAAGATGAAGATTTCTACCCTTTGCTGAAGCGGAACATTATGGCCAAAATCGAGATCAAGCGTACCCATAAACCCAAGGACACCGCTGCCAAACTCAAAGGTAAAATTCTGGAGGAAGAGGAACTTCTCGAATTTATCGGATATATCCTTGAAGGTTACGCGGTCGATATGGAGAAGAACAAACAGGCGCTGTATTCCCATGAACTCAACAAAGAACGGGACGCCTGCATTGCCAGCCTGATTCTCAATTCAGGTTTACGGGTGTCGGAGGTCGTGAACCTGAACGTCGATGACCTCGATCTGAACAACAAACTCCTGTATGTTTATCGCAAAGGTAACAATGATGAGACATACAAAACACCCGTTTATTTCAGGGAACAGGCCAAGGACGAACTTGCAACTTATATGAACCTGCGGCAATCACGTTACCGTACACCCAAACGGGAAAAAGGTCTGTTTATTGCCATGCGAAACGGAGATTCCGAAGGTAGCCGAATGACCAAAAGAGCAATCCAGGCCATGATCATGAAATACGCCAAGCGCTTTGGCAAACCCTACTTGACCGTGCACAAATTACGACATTCATTTGCAACCGATTATTATCTGCAAAATGATATCTACAAAACGAAAGAGCAGCTTGGACACGCTTCTACGGAAACGACCGAGATCTATGCTCACCTTACCGACAAAACGATGTCCGAAGCCATCGAACGCCGTACTGACGATGGGATTTAA
- the mobB gene encoding molybdopterin-guanine dinucleotide biosynthesis protein B: MTKMSENKPHIIQIVGYKNTGKTTMTAALIGHFSSMGLKVAAIKHDGHDHFEMDQEGTDSYRFGEAGASAVVVMSEKRTAIMERQATRLEDMLSHLSEYDWIVIEGFKEASYPKFVMVREEKDLSLIDRLEGVVGMISWLSPDQVMEPRVVNRDITWYSVHETEFIAKALLQMVESK, translated from the coding sequence ATGACTAAAATGAGTGAAAACAAACCACATATCATACAGATTGTTGGATACAAGAACACGGGCAAGACGACCATGACAGCCGCGCTAATCGGGCACTTTTCTTCTATGGGACTTAAAGTAGCAGCGATTAAGCATGATGGACACGATCATTTTGAGATGGATCAAGAAGGAACGGATTCGTATCGATTTGGGGAGGCAGGGGCCTCGGCGGTGGTTGTGATGTCAGAGAAACGCACTGCTATTATGGAGCGACAAGCAACCAGGTTGGAGGATATGTTAAGTCATCTGTCGGAGTATGATTGGATTGTTATTGAGGGATTTAAAGAGGCTTCTTACCCCAAATTCGTGATGGTTCGAGAAGAGAAGGATCTGAGCCTAATTGATCGCCTTGAAGGTGTAGTGGGTATGATCTCATGGTTATCTCCAGATCAAGTTATGGAGCCAAGGGTTGTAAACAGGGATATAACGTGGTACTCGGTTCATGAAACGGAGTTCATAGCCAAAGCTTTGTTACAGATGGTTGAGAGCAAGTAA
- the glp gene encoding gephyrin-like molybdotransferase Glp, which produces MTTAKFHRTAVQVPDAQAKVAARVTSGSIEKVNLESAHGRTLAENIQAPHPYPFFRRSGMDGFAIISTDTIDATSNHQIWFRVIDEIPCGYTSDHTIVSGTTARIMTGAQVPEGADAVVMMEMTESKEENGEQWIALKRHILPGANITPIGLEVQEGQQLLEAGTIIRAGEQSVLATFGIAEVPVFQRPKVAIFATGTELLDVDEPLQPGRIRNSNSYMLRSLVVEAGGEPVMYGSIADDVNTARAKLEEAIQDNDIVVTTGGVSVGDYDIMGELVLEEHVEMLFNKVTMRPGSVTTAAVYKDKLLFALSGNPGACFVGFGLFVRPTIRSMQADAHPYLEEWTAILEEEYTKVNNFTRFVRGRTEIRNGMVYAIPAAARVDESSVMITIKDSDCLIVIPPEKKGIPAGEQVRILKLPTGHVR; this is translated from the coding sequence ATGACAACTGCCAAGTTCCACCGTACAGCTGTACAGGTACCGGATGCCCAAGCCAAAGTAGCAGCACGAGTTACTTCAGGCTCTATAGAGAAAGTTAACCTTGAGTCTGCCCATGGACGTACACTTGCAGAGAATATTCAGGCACCTCATCCGTATCCGTTCTTCCGGAGATCGGGTATGGATGGATTCGCCATTATAAGTACAGATACCATAGATGCAACGAGTAATCATCAAATCTGGTTTCGGGTAATTGATGAAATTCCTTGCGGTTATACCTCGGACCACACCATTGTTTCAGGTACAACTGCTCGCATCATGACGGGTGCACAGGTTCCAGAAGGTGCGGATGCGGTGGTCATGATGGAGATGACTGAGAGCAAGGAAGAGAATGGAGAACAGTGGATTGCATTAAAACGACACATATTGCCGGGTGCTAACATCACGCCAATTGGACTGGAAGTTCAGGAGGGTCAGCAACTGCTTGAAGCAGGAACGATCATCAGGGCAGGAGAGCAGTCGGTGTTGGCGACTTTTGGCATTGCAGAAGTTCCCGTATTTCAACGTCCTAAGGTTGCGATATTCGCCACAGGCACGGAATTGCTTGATGTAGATGAGCCGCTGCAACCAGGTCGGATACGGAACAGCAACAGTTATATGCTGCGTTCACTGGTCGTTGAAGCGGGAGGAGAGCCGGTGATGTATGGTTCCATTGCAGACGATGTGAATACAGCAAGGGCCAAACTTGAAGAAGCCATTCAAGATAATGATATCGTGGTGACCACAGGCGGTGTATCCGTCGGAGATTATGATATTATGGGTGAACTTGTGTTGGAAGAACATGTAGAGATGTTGTTTAACAAAGTGACGATGCGACCAGGCAGTGTAACCACAGCTGCTGTGTACAAAGACAAATTGCTTTTTGCGCTTTCGGGTAACCCGGGTGCTTGTTTTGTGGGTTTTGGTCTATTTGTTCGTCCTACCATTCGTTCCATGCAAGCCGATGCTCATCCTTACTTGGAAGAATGGACCGCGATCTTGGAAGAAGAGTACACCAAAGTAAACAATTTTACACGATTCGTACGAGGACGCACGGAAATCCGCAACGGAATGGTTTACGCTATACCCGCTGCTGCCCGTGTAGATGAATCCAGCGTGATGATTACGATTAAAGACAGTGATTGTCTGATTGTTATTCCTCCTGAGAAAAAAGGCATTCCTGCGGGTGAGCAAGTGCGCATCCTCAAACTGCCCACAGGTCATGTGAGGTAG
- a CDS encoding restriction endonuclease → MSERCELCGRESVDTTIHHLTPKEMGGAFLPTADLCIPCHKQIHSLYTNRDIVTLGLTDLPSLRQDERMMPFIRWIRKQPASTIPRVRKSNHVRKS, encoded by the coding sequence ATGAGTGAACGATGTGAATTATGCGGAAGAGAATCTGTGGACACAACCATTCATCATCTGACTCCCAAAGAAATGGGAGGAGCATTTCTGCCTACAGCCGACCTGTGCATCCCCTGTCATAAACAGATCCATTCGTTATATACCAATCGGGACATTGTGACTCTTGGTCTTACCGACCTGCCGTCTTTGAGACAGGACGAACGAATGATGCCATTTATCCGCTGGATTCGCAAACAGCCTGCTTCAACAATTCCCCGCGTACGAAAATCCAATCATGTTCGCAAGTCGTAA
- a CDS encoding DUF4247 domain-containing protein has product MKKRLAHGLKLMLVLSLVMSLLSACGAPSVQDTYPLESVNGSGNSTSYVYRASDRTVPEVAQELSDQRQPDQISAENTERMFLVYQDEYYHLQQDPNKPEDTLVEVDSKEYVRQNYDSSFLQGYLTATLIGNLFDSFGGRGNGNYRGYTNKDTYKPSAGSYRTPTSNDKKVAPPITVDRKGTITRRGSDKDSSVGSGGGLFNRNKDQSKGTIDRNKSSGGLGGLFDSPKKSYKKPKTRVGGGRIMRRR; this is encoded by the coding sequence ATGAAAAAACGCTTGGCACATGGATTAAAATTAATGCTGGTCCTCAGCCTTGTGATGTCTCTGTTGTCCGCGTGCGGAGCACCTTCTGTTCAGGACACATATCCGCTTGAATCGGTTAATGGCAGTGGTAACTCAACGTCCTATGTGTACCGGGCCTCGGACCGTACGGTTCCGGAAGTGGCTCAGGAATTGTCTGACCAAAGGCAACCGGATCAGATCTCGGCAGAGAACACGGAGCGTATGTTCCTGGTGTATCAGGACGAGTATTATCATCTGCAACAAGATCCGAACAAGCCGGAGGATACCTTGGTTGAGGTGGACTCAAAGGAGTATGTTCGGCAGAACTACGATTCATCTTTTTTACAAGGTTACCTGACCGCTACATTAATAGGTAATCTGTTCGATTCTTTTGGTGGACGGGGCAATGGGAATTATCGGGGATACACCAATAAAGATACGTATAAACCGAGTGCAGGATCTTACCGTACACCAACAAGTAATGACAAGAAAGTTGCTCCACCCATTACTGTGGATCGAAAAGGTACAATCACGAGGCGCGGAAGCGATAAAGATTCAAGCGTGGGATCTGGCGGAGGATTATTCAATCGCAATAAGGATCAGAGCAAGGGAACCATTGATCGTAACAAAAGCAGTGGTGGTCTGGGCGGGTTGTTTGATTCACCAAAGAAATCCTACAAAAAACCGAAAACCAGAGTTGGCGGCGGTCGAATTATGAGGCGTAGATAA
- a CDS encoding DUF4178 domain-containing protein: MSVWKRIKGILTKPEPLQAEKTMLQLAPGDICEVSLVTYEVVGRVQNRARNAVVLTLQDGTAFRYLHIEEREITRYALYTPIDGRLDAPDEVPTLLDLDGRAYHLEEEYGGMVSTAGRTPYGQAGEQLVWQYQSDDNMLLRVEWQDRRFTLYEGESIIPADIKVIRSS; encoded by the coding sequence ATGAGTGTATGGAAACGAATTAAAGGAATACTAACGAAACCTGAACCACTGCAGGCTGAGAAAACCATGCTTCAGCTTGCACCTGGTGATATCTGTGAGGTTTCTCTGGTCACTTATGAAGTCGTTGGTCGGGTACAAAATCGCGCTCGAAATGCCGTTGTGCTTACGCTGCAGGATGGTACCGCATTTCGCTATTTGCATATTGAAGAACGGGAAATCACCCGTTATGCCTTATATACACCAATTGATGGCAGACTAGATGCACCTGATGAGGTGCCTACATTGCTGGATCTGGATGGACGCGCATATCATCTGGAGGAAGAATATGGTGGCATGGTGTCTACGGCAGGCAGAACGCCGTATGGCCAGGCTGGAGAACAATTGGTATGGCAGTATCAGTCGGATGATAATATGCTTCTTCGCGTAGAGTGGCAAGACAGAAGGTTTACACTGTATGAGGGTGAGTCCATTATTCCTGCGGATATCAAAGTGATTCGTTCGAGCTAG
- a CDS encoding DUF350 domain-containing protein: MDLNILAMLVWTVSGSVLLFVLMYVDSLFTKYKDFAEVKAGNMAVTTRMVMKLFAQGYVLATSISTAGHLGEALLVSVVSFIILLILESVVHFMIRKWANLDLDTGIQQGKTGYGLFSGALHIVGALIIAACL; this comes from the coding sequence ATGGATTTGAACATTTTGGCGATGCTGGTCTGGACCGTATCTGGTTCGGTTTTGCTGTTTGTACTGATGTATGTTGATTCACTGTTCACGAAATATAAGGATTTTGCTGAAGTTAAGGCTGGCAATATGGCCGTTACTACACGTATGGTTATGAAATTATTTGCACAAGGGTATGTACTCGCTACGTCTATTTCTACGGCTGGTCATCTTGGAGAAGCATTGCTGGTCTCCGTGGTATCCTTTATCATTTTGTTGATTCTGGAGAGTGTCGTACACTTTATGATTCGCAAATGGGCTAACCTAGATCTGGATACCGGAATTCAGCAAGGAAAGACAGGATACGGCTTGTTCTCTGGCGCTTTACATATCGTGGGCGCACTGATTATTGCAGCTTGTTTATAA
- a CDS encoding PspA/IM30 family protein, translating into MSIFKRLRDLTMSNINAIIDKAEDPIKMTDQYIRDMQEDLEDAEKAVAAQIAIEKKFKQLFEEQEALVKKREEQAHTAARAQNLDLARRALEEKKVAEEKMAEYKTSYDQNKASADNLRGKLDEMRKQLTQMKNKRETLVARYNAAKAQTEINKALNGFGSDTASAGMKRMEEKMMQMEAQAEASNEMSSKGKSLDEEFEKLGKDQAVEDELAALMKQYDNKN; encoded by the coding sequence ATGTCCATTTTCAAACGATTGCGTGATTTAACAATGTCTAACATCAACGCCATTATCGACAAGGCAGAAGACCCAATCAAGATGACGGACCAATATATCCGTGATATGCAAGAGGATCTGGAAGATGCGGAGAAAGCAGTAGCCGCACAGATCGCCATTGAGAAGAAATTCAAGCAGCTATTCGAAGAGCAGGAAGCTCTGGTGAAGAAACGTGAAGAGCAGGCGCATACGGCGGCTCGTGCTCAGAATTTGGATTTGGCTCGACGTGCTTTAGAAGAGAAAAAGGTTGCTGAAGAGAAGATGGCTGAGTACAAAACTAGCTATGATCAGAACAAGGCTTCTGCAGATAACCTGCGTGGCAAGCTCGACGAGATGCGTAAGCAGTTGACTCAAATGAAGAACAAACGTGAGACATTGGTAGCACGTTATAATGCAGCAAAAGCTCAAACGGAAATCAACAAAGCGTTGAATGGGTTTGGCTCTGATACGGCAAGTGCTGGCATGAAACGTATGGAAGAGAAAATGATGCAAATGGAAGCACAGGCAGAAGCAAGCAACGAAATGTCCTCCAAAGGCAAGTCTTTGGACGAAGAGTTCGAGAAGTTGGGTAAAGATCAGGCTGTTGAAGACGAACTCGCAGCATTGATGAAACAGTACGATAATAAGAACTAA
- a CDS encoding polysaccharide deacetylase family protein: MRVRLIMLMVIVIFFGGYHAPVSSGDASSPPSESVSVSDSAEEEQLTLGQLRQKYADTFKTNGPSTKQVALTFDDVPDPRFTPQVLDVLKKYKVRATFFIVGSRAEKHPDLVKRIVKEGHIVGNHSYNHPEFSKLSMNAFRKQILHTGDIIHHLAGYTPKMIRPPYGDINEEQLQWAARQHYSIVNWNVDSLDWKGLSKEEVKDNILSAVKPGSIVLQHAGGGVGSNLNGTIEALPEIIEELRNRGYELVTLDEMLGLPKAKD, from the coding sequence ATGCGCGTACGCCTCATTATGCTGATGGTTATCGTTATTTTTTTTGGAGGATATCATGCTCCAGTTTCATCGGGGGATGCTTCAAGCCCGCCAAGTGAATCAGTATCAGTTTCAGATTCCGCGGAAGAAGAACAACTGACATTGGGACAATTACGTCAAAAATATGCGGATACGTTCAAAACGAATGGTCCTTCAACGAAGCAGGTTGCCCTGACTTTTGATGACGTGCCCGATCCACGATTTACTCCACAGGTATTAGATGTATTGAAGAAATATAAAGTCAGAGCTACATTCTTTATCGTTGGTAGTCGTGCTGAGAAACATCCGGATCTGGTGAAACGTATCGTTAAGGAAGGGCATATTGTTGGCAATCACAGCTACAATCATCCGGAATTCAGTAAGCTGTCGATGAATGCCTTTCGCAAACAAATTTTACATACTGGGGATATCATTCATCACCTAGCAGGATATACGCCCAAGATGATCCGACCACCTTACGGAGATATTAATGAAGAACAGCTGCAATGGGCTGCCAGACAACACTATAGCATTGTGAACTGGAACGTTGACTCACTGGACTGGAAAGGCCTCTCCAAGGAAGAGGTGAAGGATAACATCCTATCTGCCGTAAAACCCGGTTCCATCGTTCTGCAACATGCAGGGGGCGGTGTGGGTTCGAACCTGAATGGCACGATTGAGGCTTTACCTGAAATTATTGAGGAACTGCGTAATCGGGGGTATGAATTAGTCACCTTGGACGAGATGTTGGGGTTGCCAAAAGCCAAGGATTAG
- a CDS encoding 3D domain-containing protein, with the protein MINKKRIAKTAVALLTTAMLIQAVPAHADSVHVAKEGDTFYTLSKQYGVALNTLVKANNDISPYNIYGGLKITIPGKANNVAAAAATESKTQAKTVTTASLDVNADNKVVQAWGKTFDYSKAVNVKATAYSADPSENGGWGAVDYFGNDLELGTIAVDPSVIPLGTKVLVTGHSHPGLPKQAFVATARDVGGAIKGHRIDIFIPGSKQSVSTFGFQDIELYILK; encoded by the coding sequence ATGATTAACAAGAAACGTATAGCCAAAACAGCAGTAGCATTATTGACAACAGCAATGCTTATTCAAGCCGTTCCGGCTCACGCAGATTCAGTTCATGTGGCCAAAGAAGGGGATACCTTCTACACCTTATCGAAACAGTATGGAGTAGCACTCAACACGTTGGTTAAAGCAAACAACGACATTTCGCCTTACAATATTTATGGTGGTTTGAAAATTACGATTCCCGGTAAGGCAAACAATGTAGCAGCTGCTGCGGCTACAGAGAGCAAGACTCAAGCGAAGACTGTTACTACAGCAAGCTTGGACGTTAACGCAGATAACAAAGTTGTTCAAGCCTGGGGAAAAACGTTCGATTACAGTAAAGCAGTGAACGTGAAAGCAACGGCATACTCTGCAGATCCGTCCGAAAATGGAGGATGGGGTGCTGTGGATTACTTCGGCAATGATCTTGAACTGGGTACGATCGCAGTTGATCCAAGTGTGATTCCACTTGGAACCAAAGTACTGGTAACCGGTCACAGCCATCCGGGATTGCCAAAACAGGCTTTTGTAGCTACAGCACGTGATGTGGGCGGTGCAATCAAGGGTCACCGGATTGATATCTTTATCCCTGGTAGCAAGCAGTCCGTAAGCACATTTGGTTTCCAGGATATCGAGCTCTATATTCTGAAGTAG
- a CDS encoding amino acid ABC transporter ATP-binding protein, whose amino-acid sequence MIDVRQLHKSYGNNDVLKGINVTIGKGEVVVVIGPSGSGKSTFLRCLNLLEQPTSGEIDFEGVSITDPKHNINATREKMGMVFQHFNLFPHKTVQQNITIAPIKVKKQSTQEAEKIAADLLNTVGLYDKKDTFPNQLSGGQKQRIAIARALAMQPHVMLFDEPTSALDPEMVGEVLDVMKRLAEGGMTMVIVTHEMGFAREVGDRILFMDGGVIVEEGTPDEVFGAPKNSRTRDFLAKVL is encoded by the coding sequence GTGATAGACGTTAGACAATTACACAAATCTTATGGTAATAACGATGTACTTAAAGGCATTAACGTGACGATTGGCAAAGGTGAGGTTGTCGTGGTTATCGGTCCTTCCGGTTCAGGTAAAAGTACATTCTTGCGTTGTCTGAACTTGTTGGAACAGCCTACCTCGGGAGAGATTGATTTTGAAGGCGTATCAATCACCGATCCGAAGCACAACATCAATGCGACTCGTGAGAAGATGGGTATGGTGTTCCAGCATTTCAACCTGTTCCCACACAAAACGGTACAGCAAAACATTACGATTGCCCCGATTAAAGTGAAGAAGCAATCCACGCAGGAAGCGGAGAAAATCGCTGCTGATCTGCTAAACACTGTGGGCTTGTATGATAAAAAAGATACTTTCCCGAACCAGCTGTCCGGTGGACAGAAGCAGCGGATCGCCATTGCAAGAGCATTGGCCATGCAGCCGCATGTAATGCTGTTTGACGAGCCTACTTCGGCACTGGACCCCGAGATGGTCGGTGAAGTGCTGGATGTCATGAAACGTCTTGCAGAAGGCGGGATGACGATGGTCATCGTAACACATGAGATGGGTTTTGCACGTGAAGTGGGAGACCGAATCCTGTTCATGGATGGCGGGGTCATTGTAGAAGAAGGAACACCTGATGAGGTGTTTGGAGCACCAAAAAATTCACGTACACGTGATTTTCTTGCTAAAGTACTCTAA